One part of the Salinimonas iocasae genome encodes these proteins:
- a CDS encoding pyridoxal phosphate-dependent aminotransferase, with protein sequence MKSVSRSHKLDNVCYDIRGPIAAQARKMEDEGHRILKLNIGNPAPFGFDAPDDILKDVIYNLPTSQGYSDSTGIYAARVAVMQYYQQMAVRDLQVNDVFIGNGVSELIMMAMQALLNSGDEVLLPAPDYPLWTAAVSLSSGTPVHYQCDEQADWFPDIDDIKSKITARTRAIVLINPNNPTGAVYSEALLKEVIALAREHNLVIYSDEIYDKILYDGNKHTCIASLADDVFFVTLSGLSKNYRVAGFRAGWLVVSGNKRVAADYIEGLNILSSMRMCANVPCQTAIQTALGGYQSINELVAEGGRLRTQRDTAWQMLNDIDGIHCVKPKGAMYCFARVDEKKFNITNDEQMIYDLLSSEKVLLVHGRAFNLQQGVYFRLVFLPHSDVLKPALTRIGNFFDNYRQV encoded by the coding sequence ATGAAATCTGTATCGCGCTCTCACAAACTTGATAACGTTTGTTACGATATTCGCGGGCCTATCGCAGCCCAGGCCAGAAAAATGGAGGATGAGGGTCACCGAATTCTTAAGCTCAATATCGGTAATCCGGCACCGTTTGGTTTTGACGCCCCTGACGACATTCTGAAAGACGTTATTTACAACCTGCCAACGTCGCAGGGCTACTCCGACTCAACCGGCATTTACGCCGCCCGGGTGGCTGTTATGCAATATTATCAGCAGATGGCGGTGCGAGACCTGCAGGTAAACGATGTATTTATCGGAAACGGGGTCAGCGAACTGATTATGATGGCGATGCAGGCGTTATTGAATAGTGGCGATGAAGTGCTGCTACCCGCACCGGATTACCCCTTATGGACAGCAGCCGTGAGCCTTTCCTCGGGCACGCCGGTGCATTATCAGTGCGATGAACAGGCAGACTGGTTTCCCGACATAGACGACATCAAAAGCAAGATTACCGCAAGAACGCGCGCAATCGTGCTTATCAATCCGAACAATCCGACCGGGGCGGTCTATAGTGAAGCGTTGTTAAAGGAGGTGATTGCCCTTGCCAGAGAACACAATCTGGTGATCTATTCTGACGAAATCTACGACAAAATTCTTTACGACGGGAATAAACATACCTGTATTGCGTCACTTGCTGATGACGTCTTTTTCGTCACTCTGAGCGGTCTGTCTAAAAACTATCGGGTTGCCGGATTTCGTGCAGGCTGGCTGGTGGTAAGCGGTAATAAGCGCGTGGCAGCCGATTACATTGAAGGCCTGAATATTTTGTCTTCTATGCGAATGTGCGCCAATGTCCCCTGCCAAACCGCGATACAAACAGCGCTTGGGGGTTATCAGAGTATTAATGAACTGGTGGCCGAGGGAGGACGGCTTCGCACCCAGCGTGATACCGCCTGGCAGATGCTCAATGACATCGACGGCATTCATTGCGTTAAACCTAAGGGCGCGATGTACTGCTTTGCGCGGGTAGACGAGAAAAAGTTCAACATTACCAATGATGAGCAGATGATTTACGACCTGCTGAGCAGCGAAAAAGTATTATTGGTGCATGGTCGTGCGTTTAACCTGCAACAGGGTGTCTACTTCCGTCTGGTATTTTTACCTCACAGCGATGTGCTTAAACCCGCCCTGACCCGTATAGGCAACTTTTTCGATAACTATCGGCAGGTATAA
- a CDS encoding DUF2189 domain-containing protein encodes MSHSFKETPHNAITDSGIARVIPCRQLSLGDPVKWLALAIQDMKRAPLNTIMYGVIFALIPWLITYLVATTGWHLIIMPAIVCFMLIGPFLAAGMYDVSWELQKGHKPSMAHSLRAMKRNAVNGWGFGVVLLIMMVFWLRVASLIHALYPPYLDETLSDLWPFLILGTAVGVIFSLILLFISAFTQPILMERKVDLATALLTSVNAVWLNKLPMLFWAGIIFISVVLGFLTGFLGFIVLMPLLGYGTWHAYIDTIETKKPRNYV; translated from the coding sequence ATGTCACACTCTTTTAAAGAAACGCCGCACAATGCAATTACCGACAGTGGTATTGCCCGGGTAATACCTTGTCGCCAGCTGAGCTTAGGCGATCCGGTCAAATGGCTGGCACTGGCAATACAGGATATGAAGCGGGCGCCACTTAACACCATTATGTATGGCGTCATCTTTGCGCTTATTCCCTGGCTGATTACCTATCTGGTTGCTACCACCGGCTGGCATTTGATTATCATGCCGGCCATTGTATGTTTTATGCTGATAGGTCCTTTTCTGGCAGCAGGAATGTATGACGTGAGTTGGGAGCTACAGAAAGGTCACAAACCCAGCATGGCGCACTCGTTACGGGCAATGAAGCGAAATGCCGTGAATGGGTGGGGGTTTGGCGTAGTCCTGCTGATAATGATGGTTTTCTGGCTGCGTGTTGCCTCGCTTATCCACGCACTTTATCCCCCTTATCTTGATGAAACACTATCCGATCTCTGGCCGTTTCTTATCCTGGGAACTGCGGTAGGCGTAATATTCTCATTAATTCTGCTTTTCATATCGGCTTTCACACAACCTATTCTGATGGAAAGAAAGGTCGATCTTGCTACAGCATTACTGACCAGTGTTAATGCTGTATGGTTGAATAAACTTCCCATGTTGTTCTGGGCCGGGATCATTTTTATCAGTGTTGTGCTTGGCTTCTTAACCGGTTTTCTTGGGTTTATCGTGCTAATGCCGTTATTAGGTTACGGCACATGGCATGCCTACATTGACACCATCGAGACGAAAAAGCCTCGCAACTACGTATAA
- a CDS encoding DUF3718 domain-containing protein: MKLLNKTLLATSALLVLGQAVAADNQPVVKYKGDTSFSGFCKAVVKDDVRILRSSIQRSVGNVAASDREVIRRITAKNGLTCNGSNLIEFSEKRNAKQVKSFLMAQS, from the coding sequence ATGAAATTACTTAATAAAACACTTCTAGCTACATCTGCACTGTTAGTATTAGGCCAGGCCGTTGCGGCAGATAATCAGCCAGTGGTCAAATATAAAGGCGACACCAGCTTCTCAGGTTTTTGTAAGGCAGTCGTTAAAGACGACGTCAGAATTCTTCGCTCCAGTATTCAGCGTAGTGTGGGCAACGTGGCAGCCAGTGATCGTGAAGTTATTCGCCGAATCACAGCCAAAAATGGTCTGACGTGTAACGGAAGCAACCTGATAGAGTTTTCTGAAAAACGTAATGCTAAGCAGGTAAAAAGCTTTCTGATGGCACAAAGTTAA
- a CDS encoding efflux RND transporter permease subunit translates to MSIINVAVKRPVTIAMFTAAVLLFGMVSLGRLSVNLLPELSYPTLTIRTDYAGAAPAEVEQLVSKPIEESIGIVKGVSKVTSVSRPGQSDVVLQFAWGTDMDLASLEVREKLDILMLPLDVEKSRLLRFNPTTDPVLRYGLSFADQSSATIDGMKQLRFFAQEQLKRKLEAIDGVASVRVGGGLENEIQILVDQQKADRLNLSIDQIITRLEQENINAAGGKVDQGGQAFLVRTLNEFENLDAIRNLYIGRNEQRNIQLKDVAIVESAYKDRDAITRFNTTEGAELAIYKEGDANAVQVAQKVKQVVSQLSGSIPSRYALELFYDQSEFISQAISEVKSAAWLGGLLAMVVLYLFLKNIWTTLIISVSIPVSVIATFNLMYANDISLNIMSLGGIALAVGLLVDNSIVVLENIHRKRTASTNHQQAAVTGTKEVAGAIVASTLTTLAVFVPLIFVEGIAGQLFSDQAMTVSFALLASLVVSLTLIPSLAARKPVSHDQTHVMQHEDSALNTKPASARHPVIRILLFPFTLLFTVVFRWLPAAFVTVVLLIWHALSRIFSLLLKPVLWLFQKAFDAIESGYKVLLTSALNARVVVLGLAVVIACAAIPLTKQLGVELIPSMAQGEFTVEVTLPAGARVEQTDALLGALAAEAGEFETVARTYSLAGTGSLVSATANQSGDHWGKLNVVMQPGYSQSDIDRVQTALRGYLSQQAGVQSQFSEPSLFTFDAPIQIEVQGYDLEQLYLYSQAIISGLQDNDRFADVSTTLAQGNPELKIRFDHNKLAAIGLSARQVSDLVAAQVGGKIATQFSVQDTKIDVLVRTLNRQRDDINAVRKIIINPQSDQPVPLGAVAEVYMSRGPSEITRIGQQRVVVVSANLAYGDLAGGVSAAQTAIDEARLPLTLSADIAGQSEEMEQSFQSLQFALALAVFMVYLVMASQFESLLHPLLILFAVPLAGAGSVYGLWLTGTNISVIVFIGLIMLCGIAVNNAIVLVDRINQLRAQGMERHDAIIEAGTTRLRPIVMTTLTTILGLLPMALGVGEGAEVRTPMAVTVIFGLLFCSAITLILLPVLYAVFDRKRFEDASAAVAGDKTYG, encoded by the coding sequence ATGAGCATTATCAACGTTGCGGTAAAACGCCCGGTTACCATCGCTATGTTTACCGCTGCGGTATTACTATTTGGAATGGTCTCACTGGGACGATTATCGGTTAATTTGTTGCCCGAGTTATCCTACCCCACCCTTACTATTCGTACCGATTACGCAGGCGCAGCGCCCGCTGAAGTGGAGCAGCTGGTTTCCAAGCCTATTGAAGAATCCATAGGGATTGTTAAAGGTGTGTCGAAGGTAACCTCTGTGTCGCGGCCTGGTCAGTCTGATGTTGTTCTTCAGTTTGCCTGGGGAACGGATATGGATCTGGCTAGCCTGGAGGTACGCGAAAAGCTGGATATTCTGATGCTACCGCTGGATGTAGAAAAATCCCGGCTACTGCGTTTTAACCCCACCACCGATCCGGTCTTGCGCTACGGTTTGAGCTTTGCTGACCAAAGCAGTGCTACTATCGATGGTATGAAGCAGCTTCGCTTCTTTGCTCAGGAACAACTTAAGCGCAAGCTTGAAGCCATTGATGGTGTTGCTTCTGTACGAGTAGGTGGCGGTCTGGAAAATGAGATACAAATCCTTGTCGACCAGCAAAAAGCCGATCGTCTTAACTTAAGCATTGACCAGATAATAACGCGCCTTGAGCAGGAAAACATCAACGCTGCCGGCGGCAAAGTCGATCAGGGCGGCCAGGCATTTTTGGTACGGACACTTAATGAGTTTGAAAACCTCGATGCGATACGAAACCTTTATATCGGGCGAAATGAGCAACGTAATATTCAACTTAAAGATGTTGCAATAGTCGAAAGTGCTTATAAGGACCGTGATGCTATCACCCGCTTTAACACTACCGAAGGCGCCGAATTAGCTATCTACAAGGAAGGAGATGCAAACGCAGTTCAGGTGGCACAGAAGGTTAAGCAGGTTGTCTCGCAACTTTCCGGCTCGATTCCGTCGCGTTATGCGCTGGAGCTGTTTTATGACCAGAGTGAATTCATCAGTCAGGCGATCAGTGAAGTTAAGTCTGCTGCCTGGCTGGGTGGCTTGCTGGCAATGGTTGTGCTGTACCTCTTTTTAAAAAATATCTGGACCACGTTAATTATCTCCGTTTCCATCCCCGTTTCTGTAATTGCAACGTTCAATCTGATGTATGCCAATGATATCAGTCTGAATATCATGAGTTTGGGGGGCATCGCACTGGCGGTCGGGCTGCTGGTTGATAACAGTATAGTGGTACTGGAAAATATCCATCGTAAACGTACTGCCAGTACCAATCATCAACAGGCTGCGGTGACTGGCACTAAGGAAGTTGCCGGCGCAATTGTGGCCTCGACCCTGACTACGCTGGCTGTTTTTGTACCGCTGATATTTGTGGAGGGCATTGCCGGACAGCTATTCAGTGACCAGGCCATGACCGTCTCCTTTGCATTGCTGGCTTCCCTGGTCGTTTCTCTGACCCTGATCCCGAGTCTTGCTGCTCGCAAGCCTGTATCGCACGACCAAACGCACGTCATGCAACATGAAGACAGCGCTTTAAATACCAAACCTGCTTCTGCCCGTCACCCGGTCATTCGCATTTTATTATTCCCGTTCACACTGCTTTTCACTGTTGTTTTTCGGTGGCTACCTGCAGCCTTTGTAACGGTAGTGCTATTAATATGGCATGCACTATCCCGTATTTTTTCACTATTACTTAAGCCCGTCCTGTGGCTGTTTCAAAAAGCCTTTGACGCCATCGAAAGCGGCTATAAAGTTTTGCTGACCTCTGCCCTTAATGCACGGGTGGTGGTGTTGGGGCTGGCAGTGGTTATCGCTTGCGCAGCAATTCCACTTACCAAACAACTGGGTGTGGAACTTATTCCTTCCATGGCTCAGGGTGAGTTTACTGTTGAGGTTACATTACCGGCGGGTGCCAGGGTCGAGCAGACAGACGCTTTACTTGGTGCTCTGGCCGCTGAAGCCGGCGAGTTTGAAACTGTCGCTCGCACTTACTCACTCGCCGGCACCGGCAGTCTGGTGAGCGCAACAGCCAATCAAAGCGGTGATCACTGGGGTAAATTAAACGTTGTCATGCAACCGGGGTATAGCCAGTCAGATATAGACCGTGTTCAGACAGCTTTACGTGGCTATCTGAGTCAGCAGGCAGGTGTACAAAGTCAGTTCTCAGAGCCCAGTTTGTTTACCTTTGATGCGCCTATTCAAATTGAGGTGCAGGGTTACGACCTTGAACAACTTTACCTGTATAGCCAGGCTATTATCTCCGGTTTACAGGATAACGACCGGTTTGCCGACGTTTCTACCACCCTCGCTCAGGGGAATCCGGAGCTTAAAATCCGCTTTGACCATAATAAACTGGCGGCCATCGGTCTGTCGGCCCGCCAGGTGTCGGACTTAGTTGCTGCTCAGGTGGGCGGCAAGATAGCAACACAATTTAGTGTGCAGGATACAAAAATCGATGTACTGGTCAGAACACTTAATCGTCAGCGGGATGACATTAATGCCGTTCGCAAAATTATTATCAATCCGCAAAGCGACCAGCCAGTGCCACTAGGCGCTGTGGCAGAAGTTTACATGAGTCGCGGCCCCAGCGAGATCACCCGAATTGGTCAGCAGCGTGTGGTCGTGGTATCCGCAAACCTTGCTTATGGCGATTTAGCCGGGGGCGTTAGCGCAGCACAAACTGCAATTGATGAAGCCCGTCTTCCTTTGACACTGAGCGCCGACATCGCGGGTCAAAGTGAAGAGATGGAGCAAAGTTTCCAGTCATTGCAATTTGCCTTGGCTCTTGCCGTATTCATGGTTTACCTGGTGATGGCCTCGCAGTTCGAAAGCCTGTTGCACCCCCTGCTCATATTATTTGCTGTGCCTTTAGCCGGCGCTGGCTCTGTCTATGGCCTGTGGCTTACAGGAACAAATATCAGTGTCATTGTGTTCATTGGGCTTATCATGCTTTGCGGTATTGCGGTAAATAACGCCATTGTTCTGGTCGACCGTATTAACCAGCTTCGGGCGCAGGGGATGGAAAGACACGACGCCATTATTGAAGCAGGTACCACACGCCTGCGTCCGATAGTAATGACAACACTGACAACAATTCTTGGATTGTTGCCCATGGCATTGGGTGTTGGAGAAGGCGCTGAAGTGCGAACTCCAATGGCGGTAACCGTCATTTTCGGGCTGCTGTTCTGTTCAGCAATCACCCTCATTCTGCTGCCTGTGCTCTATGCGGTATTTGACCGCAAGCGATTTGAGGATGCCAGTGCTGCGGTGGCAGGAGATAAAACCTATGGATAA
- a CDS encoding anti-phage deoxyguanosine triphosphatase: MMHESWEIPWQARRLPRVQARDGDHRSSYQRDKARVLHSAAFRRLQAKTQVLGVGLSDFYRTRLTHSLEAAQIGTGITAQLQAKHPQTASELRLDTSLTETLCLAHDIGHPPFGHGGEIALHYMMHEHGGFEGNGQTFRIITQLEPYTAEHGMNLARRSILGLIKYPNFIDNLTNPACHGQINTSLRQVKADDWHPPKGLFSCDKPLFDWLLSPFSEHDVSEFMKFDSFDNKHSKTRHKSFDCTIMEMADDIAYGIHDLEDAIVMSMVTYDHFIADIVEPLKNLEVPWLSANIGQLAVRLFSQHHHERKNAIGALVNCFITAITIVQQEQFEHPLLANQAQLPAQFEKALSLFKSFVYHQVIRQSEVQILEYKGQQMVMELFEAFASDPQRLLPENTRQRWRQAEEAGYGPRIIADYISGMTDEFAARLYSTLFVPKHG; the protein is encoded by the coding sequence ATGATGCATGAAAGCTGGGAAATACCGTGGCAGGCACGCCGGCTGCCACGCGTACAGGCTCGTGATGGCGACCATCGAAGCAGCTACCAGCGGGATAAAGCTCGTGTATTGCATTCTGCAGCCTTCAGACGCTTGCAGGCAAAAACCCAGGTGCTGGGTGTTGGACTCAGTGACTTTTATCGTACCCGGCTGACCCATTCACTGGAGGCGGCTCAAATTGGCACAGGCATTACCGCTCAATTGCAGGCCAAACATCCGCAAACCGCTAGTGAGCTGCGGCTGGATACCAGCCTGACAGAAACCCTGTGTCTGGCGCATGATATTGGACACCCGCCGTTTGGTCATGGGGGCGAGATTGCACTTCATTACATGATGCACGAGCATGGCGGATTTGAGGGCAATGGCCAGACGTTTCGTATCATCACGCAGCTGGAGCCCTATACCGCGGAACATGGGATGAACCTGGCCCGGCGCAGTATTCTCGGCCTGATAAAATATCCCAACTTCATCGATAACCTGACGAATCCGGCGTGCCACGGGCAGATCAATACGTCGTTGCGTCAGGTAAAAGCTGACGACTGGCATCCGCCCAAAGGGCTATTCAGTTGTGACAAGCCGCTATTTGACTGGTTGCTCTCCCCGTTCAGCGAGCACGATGTATCAGAGTTTATGAAGTTTGACTCTTTTGACAACAAGCACAGTAAAACCCGGCACAAATCTTTTGACTGCACCATTATGGAAATGGCAGATGATATCGCCTATGGCATCCATGATTTAGAAGATGCCATAGTGATGAGTATGGTGACTTACGATCACTTTATAGCAGATATTGTTGAGCCATTGAAAAATCTGGAAGTGCCCTGGTTGTCGGCCAATATCGGACAACTGGCGGTGCGTTTGTTCAGCCAGCACCACCATGAAAGAAAAAATGCTATCGGCGCGCTGGTAAACTGTTTTATTACTGCCATTACCATTGTGCAGCAGGAACAATTTGAACACCCCTTGCTGGCTAATCAGGCACAATTACCGGCGCAATTCGAAAAAGCCCTGAGCTTGTTCAAATCGTTTGTTTACCATCAGGTCATCAGACAGTCTGAAGTGCAGATACTTGAGTATAAAGGGCAACAAATGGTCATGGAATTGTTTGAAGCCTTTGCCAGTGACCCGCAACGGTTATTACCTGAGAATACCCGGCAACGCTGGCGACAAGCTGAAGAAGCTGGCTATGGCCCACGGATTATTGCCGATTACATTTCCGGGATGACCGATGAGTTCGCCGCCCGTTTGTACAGCACACTGTTTGTGCCTAAACACGGATAA
- a CDS encoding efflux RND transporter permease subunit: MDNKTPFAAGMARFALSHPVTVCMVFLSLLLFGIIASRLLPLEKFPGIDIPEMVINVPYDDATPSEIERMITRPIEEAVATLSGIKRIQSRSFDNRAEIYVEFNWDENIKAKSIEAREKIDGIRHLLPDDVERILVFKFNTNDMPIFQLRVSSERDLSNAYDLLDRNLKRAMERVPGISKVELYGVMKKQIIIRLKPQRMAALDISAADVTRQLQQANFAMSAGQIDNGNQQIRVSPQGEFSDIRDFAAMPVRGSISLSDIADINYEQPEATEGRHLDRTYAVGFNVYRESGSNLVDVSSRVLEVIEKAKKDPAFNGINLFVMDDVAKSVTTSLSDLLWAGVIGAVFSVAVLYLFLRQLSTTLIVVLSVPVSLCITLGVMYLAGYSLNVLSLMGLMLAVGMLVDNAVVITESIFNERQYTNSRREATLKGVNKVSLAVIAGTTTTAIVFLPNIIGVKIDVTVFLEHVAIAICISLFASLLIAQTLIPLLAEKIKTPSTTKKVKAAAYQRYYQKVLAWVISHRKSSGLIALIILASTILPMQVVSSDGQGNDDNKRVWLTYHFTQGYSMDEVEKSVDKMEAFLYANQDKFHIEQVYSWFTAGEAVSGITLKDDLPIPIAQWKTMVKDAMPEFARARPSFNWRSDNGGGLQITLTGDSTSRLLALGDRLVAPLSAIEGLEDVKLDVGNQQQEVQIRIDRERAHRLGLNAESIAGLISTALRGVNLRTFRHGNAGEVDVRLMYSQDTQTSVSQLQNIKIASWQGKPVTLANVATVTTAPQLSEIQRINRQTALMIKANLGEDLTLEQARERISAVMAYQSLPDGYSWSLDGAFQNMDEAQQVMQVNMLLAICMIYIVMAALFESLLLPTAVIGSLLFSFTGVFWTFMITGTSMSIMAMIGMLILMGIVVNNGIVLVDRINQLVNEGMSLSQAVLNGCQSRVRPVLMTVATTVLGLVPLAIGTTRIGGDGPAYSPMAIAIIGGLLFSTLTSLFLVPLTYIQLVRLRQATARMIYQAHNRVRRWTRQTT; the protein is encoded by the coding sequence ATGGATAACAAAACACCGTTTGCCGCAGGCATGGCCAGATTTGCGCTGAGCCACCCGGTCACTGTATGCATGGTTTTTCTCTCTTTGCTGTTGTTTGGCATTATTGCCAGCCGTCTGCTGCCTTTAGAAAAATTTCCGGGCATTGATATTCCTGAGATGGTTATCAATGTGCCCTATGATGATGCTACACCGTCTGAAATAGAGCGCATGATTACCCGCCCCATCGAAGAGGCAGTGGCAACACTGTCCGGTATCAAACGTATTCAGTCTCGCTCTTTTGATAATCGTGCTGAAATTTACGTCGAATTTAACTGGGACGAAAACATCAAAGCCAAAAGTATTGAGGCCCGGGAAAAAATTGATGGCATCAGGCATCTGCTACCAGACGATGTAGAGCGTATTCTGGTGTTTAAGTTTAATACCAATGACATGCCGATATTTCAGCTTCGGGTTTCCAGCGAGCGCGATTTGTCGAATGCTTACGATCTTCTCGACCGTAACCTGAAACGGGCCATGGAGCGGGTGCCCGGCATATCAAAAGTAGAACTTTATGGCGTGATGAAAAAGCAAATCATTATACGCCTAAAGCCTCAACGAATGGCGGCGCTGGATATCAGTGCGGCGGATGTAACCCGCCAGCTTCAGCAAGCTAACTTTGCAATGTCCGCCGGTCAGATTGATAACGGAAACCAGCAAATTCGTGTGTCACCCCAGGGTGAGTTCAGTGATATTCGCGACTTCGCTGCCATGCCGGTCAGGGGAAGCATCAGTCTTTCGGACATCGCGGATATTAATTACGAGCAGCCGGAAGCGACAGAGGGCCGGCACCTTGATCGCACCTATGCAGTTGGCTTCAATGTTTATCGTGAGTCAGGAAGCAATCTGGTAGACGTGTCGTCCCGCGTTCTGGAAGTGATAGAAAAGGCTAAAAAAGACCCCGCGTTTAATGGTATTAATTTATTTGTCATGGACGATGTGGCCAAAAGTGTTACCACTTCACTCTCGGATCTGCTCTGGGCTGGGGTAATTGGCGCTGTTTTCTCTGTGGCGGTGCTTTATTTGTTCCTGCGTCAGTTGAGTACAACGCTGATTGTCGTATTGTCTGTGCCTGTTTCATTGTGTATTACGCTGGGTGTGATGTATCTGGCTGGTTACTCTTTAAACGTATTGTCCCTTATGGGATTAATGCTGGCCGTGGGCATGCTGGTTGATAACGCGGTGGTTATTACAGAAAGCATATTCAATGAACGGCAGTATACGAACAGTCGACGAGAAGCCACTCTTAAGGGGGTCAATAAGGTTAGCCTGGCGGTAATAGCGGGTACTACGACAACAGCAATTGTCTTTTTACCCAATATCATCGGCGTAAAAATAGACGTAACGGTTTTTCTGGAACATGTGGCAATAGCCATTTGTATTTCCCTTTTTGCTTCTCTTCTCATCGCGCAAACACTTATTCCGCTGCTGGCTGAGAAAATTAAAACACCCTCAACCACAAAAAAGGTCAAAGCGGCTGCCTATCAGCGCTATTACCAGAAAGTGCTGGCCTGGGTGATTTCTCATCGAAAAAGCAGTGGGCTTATTGCGTTGATTATTCTTGCTTCCACCATCCTTCCTATGCAGGTTGTAAGTTCTGACGGCCAGGGTAATGATGATAATAAGCGTGTGTGGCTTACCTATCATTTTACCCAGGGCTACAGCATGGACGAGGTCGAAAAATCTGTTGATAAAATGGAGGCGTTTTTATACGCCAACCAGGATAAGTTTCATATTGAGCAAGTGTATAGCTGGTTTACTGCTGGCGAAGCGGTGTCCGGCATTACACTTAAAGATGATTTGCCTATTCCTATCGCTCAATGGAAAACCATGGTCAAAGATGCCATGCCCGAATTCGCCAGGGCCAGACCATCTTTCAACTGGCGAAGCGATAATGGCGGCGGTTTACAAATCACCCTGACCGGGGATTCAACCAGCCGGCTATTAGCCTTGGGAGACAGGTTAGTGGCGCCTCTTTCAGCCATAGAGGGACTGGAAGATGTAAAGCTGGATGTGGGTAATCAACAGCAAGAGGTGCAAATTCGCATCGACAGAGAACGTGCCCACCGCCTGGGTCTTAATGCTGAATCTATTGCCGGCCTCATATCTACGGCGCTAAGGGGTGTGAATTTGCGCACTTTCCGTCATGGCAATGCAGGGGAAGTAGATGTGCGCCTGATGTACTCACAGGATACCCAGACATCAGTATCTCAGTTGCAGAATATCAAAATTGCGAGCTGGCAGGGAAAACCGGTAACACTGGCAAATGTGGCAACGGTAACCACAGCGCCGCAGTTGTCTGAAATTCAGCGAATAAATCGTCAGACAGCGCTAATGATCAAGGCTAACTTAGGTGAGGACCTTACGCTTGAACAAGCCAGAGAGCGCATCTCAGCCGTTATGGCCTACCAAAGTTTACCAGATGGATACAGCTGGTCGCTCGACGGTGCCTTCCAGAATATGGATGAGGCACAGCAAGTGATGCAGGTAAACATGCTGCTTGCAATTTGCATGATTTATATCGTGATGGCAGCGTTGTTTGAATCACTGTTGCTGCCTACCGCAGTAATTGGCTCACTGCTCTTTTCATTCACCGGTGTATTCTGGACATTCATGATCACAGGCACATCGATGTCCATCATGGCAATGATTGGCATGTTGATACTGATGGGGATCGTGGTGAACAACGGTATCGTATTGGTTGACCGTATTAACCAGCTTGTTAATGAAGGGATGTCACTGAGCCAGGCAGTGCTCAACGGATGTCAGTCGAGGGTCAGGCCGGTATTAATGACGGTGGCGACAACTGTCTTAGGACTGGTACCACTGGCGATTGGTACAACCCGGATAGGTGGAGATGGCCCCGCATACTCGCCCATGGCGATCGCCATTATTGGCGGGCTGTTGTTCTCTACCCTTACCAGTTTGTTTCTGGTTCCGCTTACCTATATTCAGCTGGTCAGACTCAGACAAGCTACGGCAAGAATGATTTATCAGGCCCACAATCGTGTTCGCCGCTGGACCCGGCAAACAACCTGA
- the yfbR gene encoding 5'-deoxynucleotidase yields MSDNSHFFAHLARMKLINRWPLMHNVRNENVQEHSLQVAMVAHALALIKNRFFNGTLNADRIATIAMFHDVSEVLTGDLPTPVKYYNATIASEYKKIEKIAESKLIEMAPEALRDDYAALIDGHQHSEEEAFIVKAADVLCAYLKTLEELNAGNREFTLAKNRLDKLLSAYQSPEVDYFVSRYVPSFSLSLDEITQDEFEAEHGATSNQPDTTEAPSDDA; encoded by the coding sequence ATGTCTGATAACAGTCACTTTTTTGCTCACCTGGCTCGCATGAAACTCATTAATCGCTGGCCATTGATGCACAATGTTCGTAATGAAAATGTGCAGGAGCATAGTTTACAGGTGGCGATGGTTGCCCATGCCCTGGCTTTGATCAAAAACAGATTTTTTAACGGCACGCTCAATGCTGACCGTATTGCTACCATTGCAATGTTTCATGATGTTTCCGAGGTGCTTACCGGTGACCTCCCTACTCCGGTAAAGTATTACAATGCAACGATTGCCTCAGAATATAAAAAAATTGAAAAAATTGCTGAAAGTAAGCTTATTGAAATGGCCCCTGAAGCATTACGTGATGATTATGCAGCATTGATTGACGGCCACCAGCATAGTGAAGAAGAAGCCTTTATTGTAAAGGCGGCTGATGTCTTATGTGCCTACCTGAAAACCCTTGAGGAACTTAACGCCGGAAACCGTGAGTTTACCCTGGCAAAGAACCGACTGGATAAGCTGCTCAGTGCCTATCAGTCACCGGAAGTTGATTACTTTGTTTCACGCTATGTTCCCAGCTTTTCATTAAGCCTTGACGAAATCACGCAGGATGAATTTGAAGCTGAACATGGTGCTACGTCAAATCAGCCGGATACTACAGAGGCCCCAAGTGATGATGCATGA